In Thermodesulfovibrionales bacterium, a single genomic region encodes these proteins:
- a CDS encoding sulfurtransferase TusA family protein — protein sequence MEGIKPDKSINIKGLTCPYTFVKSKIAIEDMEVGQVLEILLDYEEASRSIPKSMEDHGQKVLKVEKINDTDWILQIRKEKE from the coding sequence ATGGAAGGGATAAAACCGGACAAGTCGATCAACATAAAGGGGCTCACCTGTCCTTATACCTTTGTAAAATCAAAGATCGCCATCGAGGACATGGAGGTCGGTCAGGTTTTGGAGATACTCCTCGATTACGAGGAGGCCTCAAGGAGCATCCCAAAATCAATGGAAGACCATGGACAAAAGGTCCTGAAGGTGGAGAAGATCAATGATACCGATTGGATACTCCAGATCAGGAAGGAGAAGGAATAA